In Vibrio celticus, one genomic interval encodes:
- the deoC gene encoding deoxyribose-phosphate aldolase yields MSDLKAAALRALKLMDLTTLNDDDTTEKVVALCHDAKTAVGNTAAICIYPRFIPAAKKALREQGTPEVRIATVTNFPHGNDDIEIAVAETKAAVAYGADEVDVVFPYRALIAGNEEVGFELVKQCKAACGDITLKVIIETGELKEEALIKKASQICIEAGADFIKTSTGKVPVNATPEYARMMLEVIRDMGVAKTVGFKPAGGVRTAEDAALYLAMADELLGAEWADNMHYRFGASSLLTNLLNTLEVTDQTADPAAY; encoded by the coding sequence ATGAGCGATTTAAAAGCAGCAGCTCTACGTGCACTTAAACTTATGGATCTAACTACGCTAAATGACGATGACACTACAGAAAAAGTAGTGGCGCTTTGTCATGACGCGAAGACTGCAGTAGGCAACACCGCTGCAATCTGTATTTACCCTCGCTTTATCCCAGCAGCTAAGAAAGCGTTGCGTGAGCAAGGTACTCCAGAAGTACGCATTGCGACTGTAACTAACTTCCCTCATGGTAATGACGACATCGAAATTGCTGTTGCAGAAACAAAAGCAGCGGTAGCGTACGGCGCAGACGAAGTTGACGTAGTATTCCCATACCGTGCTCTTATTGCTGGCAACGAAGAAGTTGGCTTTGAGCTAGTTAAACAGTGTAAAGCAGCTTGTGGTGACATCACGCTTAAAGTGATCATCGAAACAGGTGAATTGAAAGAAGAAGCACTGATCAAGAAAGCTTCTCAAATCTGTATCGAAGCAGGTGCAGACTTCATCAAAACTTCAACAGGTAAAGTGCCAGTAAACGCGACTCCAGAGTACGCGCGCATGATGCTTGAAGTTATTCGTGACATGGGCGTTGCTAAAACAGTTGGTTTCAAACCAGCTGGTGGCGTACGTACTGCTGAAGATGCAGCACTATACCTAGCAATGGCTGATGAGCTACTAGGCGCTGAGTGGGCAGACAACATGCACTACCGTTTTGGTGCTTCAAGCCTACTAACTAACCTTCTTAATACATTAGAAGTGACAGACCAGACTGCTGATCCAGCAGCATACTAA
- the rimI gene encoding ribosomal protein S18-alanine N-acetyltransferase: protein MTNQFLPTSQQHLDAIWQIEQAAHSHPWSENMIRDLDSRGACHHVLEVDGQVVGYFFAQNIVGEVTLLNIAVDPSQQGKGYGKALTEHFLDMCEQADAESAWLEVRESNVNAFNLYEKAGFNEVDRRRNYYPTKQGNEDAIIMSYLFMSFS, encoded by the coding sequence ATGACTAATCAATTTTTACCGACTTCACAACAACACCTAGATGCCATTTGGCAGATAGAGCAGGCCGCGCATTCTCACCCTTGGTCTGAAAACATGATCCGAGATCTTGATAGCCGAGGCGCTTGTCATCATGTGCTTGAAGTCGATGGGCAAGTGGTCGGGTACTTCTTCGCGCAGAATATCGTTGGCGAAGTCACGCTGCTTAATATTGCGGTAGACCCAAGCCAGCAAGGCAAAGGGTATGGAAAAGCGTTAACGGAACATTTCCTTGATATGTGCGAACAAGCTGACGCAGAAAGCGCTTGGCTAGAAGTTCGCGAAAGTAATGTGAATGCGTTTAATCTTTACGAAAAGGCCGGTTTTAATGAAGTTGATCGCCGTCGTAACTATTATCCAACCAAGCAAGGCAACGAAGACGCCATCATTATGAGCTATCTTTTTATGTCTTTTAGCTAG
- a CDS encoding IS5 family transposase, with protein MPRTMLTDIRWELLLQVMKSTGRIYDKTEHRMTFEGILYRMRTGIPWRDLPSEFGEWSTVYRRFNLWSKKGILDNLFKSLSNMADFEWVFLDGSIVRAHQHSTGAATESSEQIGKSRGGNSTKIHLAVDSGGLPICFDLSEGQRHDIVHAESLVEQLDEVNTIVCDKGYDSEPFRIFVKERGGETVIAKRNYGQDIDKDSMDWCLYKYRHLVENAFGRIKHYRAISSRYDKLERNYASMLSLAFMLMWLPMYC; from the coding sequence ATGCCAAGAACAATGCTAACTGATATTCGCTGGGAACTGCTACTCCAAGTTATGAAAAGTACAGGTCGTATTTACGATAAAACTGAACATCGAATGACATTTGAAGGAATACTTTATCGAATGAGAACAGGTATTCCTTGGCGAGATCTACCCTCTGAGTTCGGAGAGTGGAGTACCGTTTACAGACGATTTAATCTTTGGTCAAAGAAAGGGATTTTAGATAATCTTTTCAAAAGCTTATCTAACATGGCTGATTTTGAATGGGTATTTCTTGATGGCTCTATAGTTAGAGCACATCAGCATAGTACAGGTGCAGCTACTGAAAGTTCAGAGCAAATAGGAAAAAGTCGCGGGGGCAACTCAACCAAAATTCACTTAGCCGTAGATAGTGGTGGCCTGCCGATTTGCTTTGATTTATCAGAGGGACAACGCCACGATATAGTGCATGCCGAAAGCTTAGTTGAGCAACTCGATGAAGTTAATACCATCGTTTGTGATAAAGGATATGACAGCGAACCTTTCCGTATTTTTGTTAAGGAACGTGGCGGAGAAACGGTAATTGCTAAACGCAATTACGGACAAGATATAGACAAAGACAGTATGGATTGGTGTTTATACAAGTATCGTCACTTGGTCGAAAATGCCTTTGGGAGAATTAAGCATTATCGAGCTATTTCAAGTAGATATGACAAGCTAGAAAGGAATTATGCCAGCATGTTATCGCTGGCATTCATGTTAATGTGGCTACCGATGTATTGTTGA
- a CDS encoding TatD family hydrolase, whose translation MTQQISDFPLFDTHCHADFEAFEQHIVIDQGTTLDQSIDGYLKEAKQAQVEKLIIPSIGQSNWRKLDEIAQSHPNVYYALGFHPYFLEQANDEQFSELRQLLSSKNSQCVAIGECGLDFFVDVEREKQERFFIQQMELAKAFELPLIIHERKSYNRLIELIKQHKFTLGGVIHGFSGSEQQALAWIKLGFYIGVGGTITYPRAQKTRTTMAKLPLECLVLETDAPDMPLYGNQGNVNHSKYLVTILNELFLLRKEPKQSIAAQIWQNSHRAFGICE comes from the coding sequence ATGACACAGCAAATAAGTGACTTTCCGCTGTTTGATACTCATTGCCATGCGGATTTTGAGGCGTTTGAGCAACATATTGTAATTGATCAGGGAACTACACTTGATCAAAGTATTGATGGCTATCTTAAAGAAGCAAAGCAAGCTCAAGTCGAGAAGTTAATCATCCCTTCTATTGGCCAAAGTAACTGGAGGAAGCTCGATGAAATCGCTCAATCTCACCCCAATGTTTACTATGCATTAGGCTTCCATCCTTACTTTTTAGAGCAGGCCAATGACGAACAATTTTCGGAACTTCGCCAATTACTCTCTTCAAAAAACAGCCAATGTGTCGCGATAGGTGAGTGCGGGCTCGACTTTTTTGTGGACGTTGAACGAGAGAAACAAGAGCGCTTTTTCATCCAACAAATGGAACTTGCCAAGGCGTTTGAGCTGCCTTTAATCATCCATGAGAGGAAGTCTTATAACCGACTTATCGAGCTAATAAAGCAGCATAAGTTCACCTTAGGTGGTGTGATTCACGGCTTTTCAGGGAGTGAACAGCAAGCTTTAGCGTGGATCAAGCTCGGTTTCTATATTGGCGTCGGTGGAACGATAACTTACCCGAGAGCGCAAAAAACACGCACAACCATGGCAAAATTGCCCCTTGAATGTCTGGTATTGGAAACGGATGCTCCGGACATGCCCCTGTATGGAAACCAAGGAAATGTTAATCATTCCAAATATTTAGTTACGATCTTAAATGAACTTTTTTTGCTTAGAAAAGAGCCAAAGCAATCGATTGCAGCGCAAATTTGGCAAAATAGCCATCGCGCATTCGGTATATGTGAATAA
- a CDS encoding GNAT family N-acetyltransferase, which produces MLIRTEAPADILVIDRLLKSVFETDAEANLVMSLRENSHLTLSLVACSDEGEVVGHLMFSPITLDGDDHNWQGLAPLAVKEEFRNQDIAKSLVEDAFSTLVDFGYPACVVLGDPAYYSRFGFKAASEFGLSCVWDVPEGAFQAIELVDGAFTGHAGEIAYSPEFNDL; this is translated from the coding sequence ATGCTTATTCGAACTGAAGCACCGGCAGATATACTTGTCATTGATCGTTTATTGAAATCTGTTTTTGAAACAGATGCAGAAGCTAACTTGGTTATGAGCTTGCGTGAGAATAGCCATTTAACGCTATCGCTGGTGGCTTGTTCTGATGAAGGCGAGGTGGTTGGTCACCTGATGTTTAGCCCTATCACTCTTGATGGCGACGATCATAACTGGCAAGGGCTTGCGCCTCTCGCTGTGAAAGAAGAGTTCCGCAATCAAGACATTGCCAAATCTCTAGTTGAAGATGCGTTTTCCACTTTGGTTGATTTTGGTTACCCAGCTTGCGTTGTGCTTGGTGACCCTGCTTATTACAGCCGCTTTGGTTTCAAGGCTGCGAGCGAGTTTGGCCTGAGTTGTGTTTGGGATGTGCCTGAAGGTGCTTTCCAAGCGATCGAATTGGTAGACGGTGCATTTACTGGACATGCTGGTGAGATTGCTTACAGCCCAGAGTTCAACGACTTATAA
- a CDS encoding NupC/NupG family nucleoside CNT transporter: MSLFMSLVGMVALIAIAVLLSDNRKAINLRTVGGAFAIQFALGAFVLYIPWGRDLLAGFSAGVANVIDYGKDGTGFLFGSLVNFSVDGIGFIFAFQVLPTLIFFSALISVLYYIGVMQIVIKVLGGGLQKALGTSRAESMSAAANIFVGQTEAPLVVRPFVPKMTNSELFAVMCGGLASVAGGVLAGYASMGVPLEYLVAASFMAAPGGLLFAKIIKPETDTPDDNIADEMDGGDDKPANVIDAAAGGASVGLQLALNVGAMLLAFIGLIALINGILGGIGGWFGMENLTLELLLGWIFAPLAFIIGVPWEEATIAGSFIGQKTVVNEFVAYLNFVPYVGENAQVVAATGQVMSEKTQAIIAFALCGFANLSSIAILLGGLGGIAPSRRHDIARMGVKAVIAGTLSNLMAATIAGFFLSF, translated from the coding sequence ATGAGCCTGTTTATGAGCCTAGTCGGAATGGTTGCACTGATCGCAATCGCAGTACTACTATCTGACAACCGCAAAGCTATTAATCTAAGAACAGTGGGTGGCGCTTTCGCTATCCAATTCGCACTTGGTGCATTCGTACTTTACATCCCTTGGGGTCGTGATCTACTTGCAGGTTTCTCTGCTGGTGTAGCAAACGTGATCGACTACGGTAAAGACGGTACTGGTTTCCTATTCGGCAGCCTAGTTAACTTTTCAGTTGACGGTATCGGTTTCATCTTTGCTTTCCAAGTACTACCAACTCTGATTTTCTTCTCTGCACTTATCTCTGTACTTTACTACATTGGTGTTATGCAAATTGTAATCAAAGTTCTTGGTGGTGGTCTTCAGAAAGCTCTAGGTACTTCTCGCGCCGAGTCTATGTCTGCAGCAGCAAACATCTTCGTTGGTCAAACTGAAGCACCTCTAGTTGTTCGTCCATTTGTTCCTAAAATGACTAACTCTGAACTATTCGCAGTAATGTGTGGTGGTTTGGCTTCTGTAGCTGGTGGTGTACTAGCAGGTTACGCATCTATGGGTGTACCTCTAGAGTACCTAGTTGCAGCGTCATTCATGGCAGCACCTGGTGGTCTACTATTCGCTAAAATCATCAAGCCTGAAACAGATACGCCAGACGACAACATCGCTGACGAAATGGACGGTGGCGATGACAAACCAGCTAACGTTATCGACGCAGCAGCAGGTGGCGCATCAGTTGGTCTACAACTAGCACTTAACGTTGGTGCAATGCTACTAGCATTCATCGGTCTAATTGCTCTAATCAACGGTATCCTAGGTGGCATCGGTGGTTGGTTCGGTATGGAAAACCTAACTCTAGAACTTCTTCTAGGTTGGATCTTCGCACCGCTAGCATTCATCATTGGTGTTCCATGGGAAGAAGCAACTATCGCTGGTTCTTTCATTGGTCAGAAGACAGTTGTTAACGAATTCGTTGCATACCTAAACTTCGTACCATACGTTGGTGAAAACGCTCAAGTTGTTGCAGCAACTGGTCAAGTGATGTCTGAGAAGACTCAAGCTATCATCGCATTCGCACTATGTGGTTTCGCAAACCTTTCTTCAATTGCGATTCTTCTAGGTGGTCTAGGTGGTATTGCACCAAGCCGTCGCCACGACATCGCACGTATGGGTGTTAAAGCGGTAATTGCTGGTACTCTATCTAACCTGATGGCAGCAACAATTGCTGGCTTCTTCCTGTCTTTCTAA
- a CDS encoding DUF5363 family protein — MLGWIKAWVRKYDKWCEELGLMPENKRSCVAYRRDPQGKQTESREDDTANK, encoded by the coding sequence ATGTTGGGTTGGATAAAAGCTTGGGTTAGGAAATACGATAAGTGGTGTGAAGAGCTTGGCTTAATGCCTGAGAACAAGCGCAGTTGTGTTGCTTATCGTCGTGATCCTCAAGGGAAACAAACAGAGAGTAGGGAAGATGACACAGCAAATAAGTGA
- a CDS encoding DNA polymerase III subunit psi, whose product MSQTHAQYLQEMGISQWELSHPERLAGYESELTPLSNDCKLLLVSPEKPQEDLAVMFERVLKSIKLDLSQALHLQPQHLSTVDLGSVEWVWFAGCESPQELKAKTLQSPLLSDINGNTQHRRDLWQQICAYD is encoded by the coding sequence ATGTCACAAACACACGCGCAATACCTACAAGAGATGGGCATTAGCCAATGGGAACTAAGTCACCCAGAGCGTTTAGCAGGTTATGAATCTGAATTGACTCCGCTCTCGAACGATTGCAAGTTACTGTTGGTTTCGCCTGAAAAACCTCAGGAAGATCTCGCCGTGATGTTTGAGCGAGTACTCAAAAGTATCAAACTCGACTTATCTCAGGCTTTACACCTTCAACCGCAACACTTGTCTACTGTGGATTTAGGTTCGGTTGAGTGGGTATGGTTTGCTGGTTGTGAGTCGCCTCAAGAGCTGAAGGCTAAAACACTTCAATCGCCATTACTGTCTGACATTAACGGTAACACCCAACACCGCCGCGACTTATGGCAACAAATTTGTGCTTATGACTAA
- a CDS encoding bifunctional diguanylate cyclase/phosphodiesterase, producing the protein MPPQQLQHWFTQLTANSPFFFAVLDAQHNYFMVNERYCDIAGLSQTELAGMNDRQTLGEQFYQHLKPYYERAFSGETIEAEVTLNETDLDTSLHFSLSPLTNGNKTDYIVFHAFDTSENQVLVRSLEESEAKFHKLSQLLPDGLLLVESDYILSSNPAAARLLGFNSTTELIGEELGRLFIDEQTKTVFSNNLSSIISESGLVCLTGARCGFERKVQLNIDSTTVLGSNTQLVLIQDAQETAKQYTPANSEDAYIDALTKLYNRVGFTKRLEQFIHNDTQVVMLYLDIDNFKNINDSLGHHIGDKVIKEVASRLKRLLPRKAVIGHLGGDEFGIILPEPEHQRTPEMLAEKIISLINQPFDLHHFSKRLACSIGSVSFPQDGTDARILLQNADTAMYEAKDRGRNRLIKFNEQMNKEARMRLWLEIELQKALQQNGLEVWYQPKVNARDFTINGAEALVRWKHPVEGYISPAAFIPVAERAGLIEQLGRVVMREVFATVKRWKMQGILPGRVAINLSPEQFGNPKLIDYMEKLLRSTELDPSAITFELTESAVMSDSEHTLQMLNAIKKLGFALSIDDFGTGYSSLSYLARFPIDELKIDRAFISDIDTLPKQITVIENIINLGKSLDLTVVAEGVETSEQATLLSNLNCSSIQGFHFYRPQPKQDVEELFAQNRRHKN; encoded by the coding sequence ATGCCTCCCCAGCAACTACAACATTGGTTTACCCAGCTAACTGCAAATAGTCCGTTCTTTTTTGCAGTACTTGATGCTCAACATAACTATTTTATGGTGAATGAGCGTTACTGCGATATTGCTGGTTTGAGTCAAACAGAGCTTGCAGGCATGAATGACCGCCAAACATTGGGCGAACAGTTCTACCAACATCTCAAGCCTTACTATGAGCGTGCATTCAGTGGCGAAACGATTGAGGCCGAAGTCACCCTCAACGAAACTGACCTCGATACCAGCCTTCATTTCAGCCTATCTCCGCTTACCAATGGCAACAAAACCGACTACATCGTCTTTCACGCCTTTGACACATCAGAAAACCAAGTACTTGTCCGTTCTTTAGAAGAGTCTGAAGCCAAATTCCACAAACTATCTCAACTACTCCCAGACGGATTACTGCTCGTTGAAAGTGACTACATCTTGTCATCCAACCCAGCAGCAGCGCGCTTGCTTGGCTTTAACTCAACCACAGAGTTAATTGGCGAAGAGTTGGGACGCCTATTTATCGATGAACAAACCAAAACAGTCTTTAGTAATAACCTCAGCTCTATTATTTCTGAATCTGGTTTGGTTTGCTTAACAGGTGCCCGATGCGGCTTTGAACGTAAAGTTCAGCTCAACATCGACTCCACCACCGTTCTTGGAAGCAACACTCAGCTGGTGCTTATCCAAGACGCACAAGAAACCGCAAAACAATATACACCGGCAAACAGTGAAGATGCCTACATCGATGCACTGACCAAGCTCTACAACCGAGTTGGGTTTACTAAGCGTCTTGAGCAGTTCATTCACAACGATACGCAGGTGGTGATGCTCTATCTAGATATTGATAACTTTAAGAATATCAATGACTCACTTGGTCATCACATCGGTGACAAGGTGATAAAAGAGGTCGCTTCGCGCCTTAAACGCCTACTGCCTCGTAAGGCCGTGATTGGGCATTTAGGCGGGGATGAGTTTGGTATTATCCTGCCAGAACCTGAACATCAACGAACACCTGAAATGCTCGCTGAAAAGATCATATCTCTGATCAATCAACCCTTCGATCTTCACCACTTTAGCAAACGCTTAGCCTGTTCGATTGGTAGCGTGAGCTTTCCTCAAGATGGTACTGATGCTCGTATCTTGCTGCAAAATGCAGACACAGCAATGTATGAAGCCAAAGATCGTGGTCGCAACCGCCTGATCAAGTTCAACGAACAGATGAACAAAGAAGCGCGCATGCGACTGTGGCTTGAGATAGAGCTACAAAAAGCGCTGCAACAAAATGGACTAGAGGTTTGGTATCAACCGAAAGTGAATGCCCGTGATTTCACCATCAACGGCGCTGAAGCTCTGGTACGTTGGAAGCATCCTGTCGAAGGTTATATCAGCCCGGCCGCGTTCATTCCTGTAGCGGAGAGAGCTGGTCTTATCGAACAACTTGGTAGAGTGGTGATGCGCGAAGTATTTGCTACGGTTAAACGCTGGAAGATGCAAGGTATCCTTCCAGGTCGTGTCGCGATCAACCTATCTCCAGAACAGTTTGGGAATCCAAAGCTGATTGATTACATGGAAAAATTGCTGCGTTCGACCGAGCTTGATCCAAGTGCGATTACGTTCGAGCTAACGGAAAGCGCGGTAATGAGTGATAGTGAACACACACTTCAAATGCTTAACGCCATCAAGAAACTCGGCTTTGCTCTCTCCATTGATGATTTCGGTACTGGTTACTCTTCACTGTCTTACCTTGCTCGCTTCCCGATTGATGAACTTAAGATTGACCGAGCTTTCATCTCGGATATCGATACCCTACCAAAGCAAATTACAGTGATTGAAAATATCATCAATCTAGGTAAATCTCTCGATTTGACCGTGGTTGCTGAAGGTGTCGAAACCAGTGAGCAAGCGACTCTGCTATCGAACCTCAACTGTAGTT
- the prfC gene encoding peptide chain release factor 3 — MSFQQEVSKRRTFAIISHPDAGKTTITEKVLLFGNAIQKAGTVKGRGSNQHAKSDWMEMEKERGISVTTSVMQFPYNDCLVNLLDTPGHEDFSEDTYRTLTAVDSCLMVIDAAKGVEDRTRKLMEVTRLRDTPIVTFMNKLDRDVRDPMEVLDEVESELGMACAPISWPIGCGKEFKGVYHIHRDETILYESGHGHEIQEVRIIKGLDNPELDEAVGADLAESVREELELVIGACPEFDHELFLAGELTPVYFGTALGNFGVDHMLDGLTKWAPAPQTRQANERDVEATEEKFSGFVFKIQANMDPKHRDRIAFMRIVSGTYNQGMKMNHVRTGKSVSISDAVTFMAGDRARAEKAYAGDIIGLHNHGTIQIGDTFTQGESLKFAGIPNFAPELFRRIRLRDPLKQKQLLKGLVQLSEEGAVQVFRPMQNNDLIVGAVGVLQFDVVVARLKAEYNVEAIYEGVNVATARWVECDDAKKLEEFKRKNQSNLALDGGDNLSYIAPTMVNLNLASERFPEVQFRATREH; from the coding sequence ATGTCTTTCCAACAAGAAGTGAGCAAACGTAGAACGTTTGCGATTATCTCTCACCCGGATGCGGGTAAAACCACGATTACTGAAAAAGTTCTTTTATTCGGAAACGCGATTCAAAAAGCGGGTACCGTAAAAGGCCGTGGCTCTAACCAGCACGCTAAATCTGACTGGATGGAGATGGAAAAAGAACGTGGTATCTCGGTAACTACGTCGGTAATGCAATTCCCATACAATGATTGCCTAGTAAACCTACTAGATACTCCAGGACACGAAGATTTCTCGGAAGATACGTACCGTACGCTAACAGCGGTTGACTCTTGTTTGATGGTTATCGATGCTGCGAAAGGTGTCGAGGATCGTACTCGTAAACTAATGGAAGTAACACGTCTGCGTGATACGCCAATCGTAACGTTTATGAACAAACTTGACCGTGACGTTCGTGATCCAATGGAAGTGCTTGATGAAGTAGAGAGCGAGCTAGGTATGGCTTGTGCTCCAATCTCATGGCCAATTGGTTGTGGAAAAGAGTTTAAAGGTGTTTACCACATTCATCGTGATGAAACGATCTTGTATGAATCTGGCCACGGCCATGAGATCCAAGAAGTTCGCATCATCAAAGGTCTAGATAACCCTGAGCTAGATGAAGCGGTAGGTGCTGATCTTGCGGAAAGCGTACGTGAAGAGCTAGAGCTTGTTATCGGTGCTTGCCCTGAGTTTGATCACGAACTGTTCCTTGCGGGTGAACTAACGCCGGTTTACTTCGGTACTGCATTAGGTAACTTTGGTGTTGACCATATGCTTGATGGTCTAACGAAATGGGCTCCAGCGCCTCAAACGCGTCAAGCTAACGAGCGTGATGTTGAAGCGACAGAAGAGAAGTTTTCTGGCTTCGTATTTAAGATCCAAGCAAACATGGACCCTAAACACCGTGACCGTATCGCATTCATGCGTATCGTGTCGGGTACTTACAACCAAGGTATGAAGATGAACCATGTTCGTACTGGTAAGAGTGTAAGTATCTCTGATGCGGTAACCTTCATGGCGGGTGACCGTGCTCGTGCTGAGAAAGCATACGCGGGTGATATTATCGGTCTACATAACCACGGTACTATCCAGATTGGTGATACCTTTACTCAAGGTGAGAGCCTTAAGTTCGCTGGTATTCCTAACTTTGCACCTGAGCTATTCCGTCGTATCCGTCTACGCGATCCACTGAAGCAGAAGCAACTTCTAAAAGGCTTAGTGCAGCTTTCAGAAGAGGGCGCAGTACAAGTATTCCGTCCTATGCAGAACAACGACCTGATCGTTGGTGCGGTTGGTGTGCTTCAGTTCGACGTGGTTGTAGCGCGCTTGAAAGCGGAATACAACGTAGAAGCTATCTACGAAGGTGTTAACGTTGCAACAGCTCGCTGGGTTGAATGTGATGACGCTAAGAAACTAGAAGAATTCAAACGTAAGAACCAATCTAACCTTGCGCTAGATGGCGGTGACAACCTGTCTTACATCGCACCAACTATGGTGAACTTGAACCTTGCTTCTGAACGCTTCCCTGAAGTTCAGTTCCGAGCGACGCGCGAGCACTAA
- the ubiT gene encoding ubiquinone anaerobic biosynthesis accessory factor UbiT, with the protein MINKIRTQLVQNAASILRSPVQLLPKTVQKKALLEALKNVFKEALEDGDFEFLEDKWLKVSIKDMGLSWCISYKNEQLVVADEEVAEDVSFSGNLNDLVLIAGRKEDPDTLFFQRRLSIEGDTELGLEVKNLMDSVDLDLLPTPMKTLLNQLADFVQKGVQSPDTQSEVMNAYSN; encoded by the coding sequence GTGATAAACAAGATTCGCACTCAACTAGTTCAAAATGCCGCATCAATTTTGCGATCTCCAGTCCAGTTATTGCCTAAAACAGTACAAAAAAAAGCCTTATTGGAGGCGCTTAAGAATGTCTTCAAGGAAGCTTTAGAGGACGGTGACTTTGAGTTTTTAGAAGACAAATGGCTGAAAGTCTCAATAAAAGACATGGGGTTAAGTTGGTGTATTAGCTACAAAAATGAGCAACTGGTTGTAGCTGATGAAGAGGTGGCTGAAGATGTAAGCTTTAGCGGCAATCTTAACGATCTTGTGTTGATTGCGGGGCGTAAAGAAGACCCAGATACGCTTTTCTTCCAACGTAGACTGTCTATTGAAGGCGATACCGAGCTCGGTTTAGAAGTCAAAAACTTGATGGATAGCGTAGATTTGGACTTATTGCCGACTCCTATGAAAACTTTGTTAAATCAATTAGCTGATTTTGTGCAGAAGGGAGTACAATCCCCAGATACACAAAGTGAGGTAATGAATGCTTATTCGAACTGA